A genomic region of bacterium contains the following coding sequences:
- a CDS encoding 3-dehydroquinate synthase II, translating into MKQVWVNARPWNKEIVIAALECGADFVVVDRGFNGKVKELGKIQTVSEDGDLRIDKDVAQIEIKKKEDEIKAATIHNKWIVIKTHDWKIIPLENLIAQTKGLIAEVKNLQEAEAALNILEKGVDGVLLDIKNPAELRKVIKRLKIESILLSIKKIKIKSVKSLGVGDRVCIDTCTNMTIGEGMLVGNTSSGMFLLHSESVENPYVDQRPFRVNAGGVHAYVMVTEGKTRYLSDLKAGDKALIVNWEGKTQEVIVGRIKIEKRPMLLVEGTCNKQKVSLVLQNAETIRLVTPEGKPVSVVSLKPGDEVLGHIEKSGRHFGMKIEETIIEK; encoded by the coding sequence GTGAAACAAGTTTGGGTTAATGCGAGACCGTGGAATAAAGAGATTGTTATTGCAGCTCTGGAATGTGGAGCAGATTTTGTTGTTGTTGATAGAGGATTTAACGGGAAGGTAAAGGAACTGGGAAAAATACAAACTGTTTCCGAGGATGGAGATCTGCGAATAGACAAGGATGTTGCGCAAATAGAAATTAAGAAAAAAGAGGATGAAATCAAAGCAGCAACGATACATAACAAATGGATAGTTATTAAAACGCATGACTGGAAGATTATCCCTCTGGAAAATCTTATTGCTCAAACAAAAGGGTTGATAGCAGAAGTTAAAAATTTACAAGAAGCAGAAGCAGCCTTGAATATCCTTGAGAAAGGGGTAGATGGTGTTTTATTGGATATAAAAAATCCTGCTGAATTAAGAAAAGTGATTAAACGGCTAAAAATAGAAAGTATCTTGCTATCTATTAAAAAAATAAAGATCAAGTCTGTAAAGTCATTAGGCGTTGGAGATAGGGTTTGCATAGATACATGTACTAATATGACTATTGGAGAAGGAATGCTGGTTGGTAATACAAGCTCGGGCATGTTTCTTTTGCATTCAGAATCAGTAGAAAATCCGTATGTTGATCAAAGACCTTTTCGTGTAAATGCAGGAGGAGTGCATGCATATGTGATGGTTACAGAGGGAAAAACACGATATCTTTCGGATCTTAAAGCAGGGGATAAGGCACTGATTGTAAACTGGGAAGGAAAGACACAAGAGGTGATTGTTGGCAGAATAAAGATTGAGAAAAGGCCTATGCTTCTTGTAGAAGGAACCTGCAACAAACAGAAAGTATCACTTGTATTACAAAATGCAGAAACAATAAGATTAGTAACTCCGGAAGGAAAACCAGTTTCTGTCGTCAGCTTGAAGCCTGGAGATGAAGTGCTCGGGCACATAGAAAAGTCTGGCAGGCATTTTGGAATGAAGATTGAAGAAACTATTATTGAAAAATAG
- a CDS encoding 2-amino-3,7-dideoxy-D-threo-hept-6-ulosonate synthase produces the protein MSRLGKSVRLERIINRNTGRTVIVPMDHGVTVGPIKGIENMRDMVNDIAEGGANAVLGHVGLPMHGHRRHGKDIGLILHLSGSTLWSPDPNAKVLVNTVENALKMGADGVSVHINIGAENEAEMLRDLGMVSVACMNWGMPLLAMMYIRGKKFKSESDVEGVKHAARIAAELGADIVKVTYTGSKETFSEVVEGCPIPVVIAGGEKASNDSEVLENVKNSLEAGGSGVSIGRNAFQHKHPKKMVEAICKIVHEDVSVEEALKILN, from the coding sequence ATGTCCAGATTAGGAAAGAGTGTACGTTTAGAGAGAATAATTAATAGAAATACTGGAAGAACTGTTATTGTGCCAATGGACCATGGTGTAACTGTAGGTCCAATTAAGGGAATTGAAAACATGCGGGACATGGTAAATGACATCGCTGAAGGCGGTGCAAATGCAGTTTTAGGGCATGTTGGTCTTCCAATGCATGGCCACAGAAGACATGGCAAGGACATAGGATTGATTCTGCATCTTTCTGGCAGTACTCTCTGGAGTCCTGATCCAAATGCAAAGGTACTGGTAAACACAGTTGAAAATGCTCTGAAAATGGGCGCTGATGGAGTATCTGTTCATATAAATATTGGTGCTGAGAACGAGGCAGAGATGCTAAGGGATCTTGGTATGGTCAGTGTTGCATGTATGAACTGGGGCATGCCTCTTCTTGCAATGATGTATATACGTGGGAAGAAGTTCAAGAGTGAATCAGATGTTGAAGGAGTTAAACATGCGGCAAGGATTGCAGCAGAATTAGGCGCAGATATTGTTAAGGTTACATACACAGGGTCAAAGGAGACTTTTTCCGAAGTTGTTGAAGGATGTCCAATACCAGTAGTTATTGCCGGAGGGGAAAAAGCGTCTAATGACAGCGAAGTGCTTGAAAATGTCAAAAACTCGCTGGAAGCAGGCGGATCGGGGGTTTCTATTGGAAGAAATGCATTCCAGCATAAGCATCCTAAAAAGATGGTTGAGGCAATATGCAAGATTGTGCACGAAGATGTCTCTGTAGAGGAAGCGTTAAAAATTTTAAATTAA
- the miaA gene encoding tRNA (adenosine(37)-N6)-dimethylallyltransferase MiaA: MNSSVIVLVGPTGIGKSKVAVSLSAFFPSEIVSADSMQVYKYMNIGTAKPSREERRSVLHHMIDIIYPDQYFSAGEYAKMARDKINRIINSGKTPILVGGSGLYIRAVIDGLFPEPMIKETIKKRVKTQLANKGSHCLYGKLKKVDPIAASRIHPNDWRRIIRALEVFLSTGETISSLQSKTKAESIDCQYHIIGLKTGRKNLYRRIEGRVDFMFKKGLVREVRQLIIRGYDEDLLPMRSLGYREVLGYINGHYGLDEAKALLKKNTRHFAKRQMTWFNKDPRTKWIEISDIDEEIDLICHNILRLAGL, from the coding sequence ATGAATTCCTCCGTCATAGTCCTTGTAGGTCCTACAGGTATAGGTAAAAGTAAAGTTGCTGTAAGCCTTTCTGCATTCTTCCCCTCAGAAATTGTATCAGCAGATTCCATGCAAGTGTATAAATACATGAATATTGGAACAGCAAAACCGTCAAGAGAAGAGAGAAGATCAGTTCTTCATCACATGATAGATATTATTTATCCTGATCAATATTTCAGTGCAGGGGAATATGCGAAAATGGCAAGAGACAAAATAAATAGAATTATTAACTCAGGCAAAACCCCGATACTTGTCGGGGGCTCAGGTTTATATATAAGAGCTGTAATTGACGGTCTTTTCCCTGAACCTATGATCAAAGAGACTATTAAAAAAAGAGTAAAAACTCAGCTGGCTAATAAGGGTTCACATTGTCTGTATGGAAAGCTTAAAAAAGTTGATCCCATAGCTGCATCAAGAATTCATCCAAATGATTGGAGAAGAATAATCAGAGCTTTGGAAGTTTTTTTATCAACAGGAGAGACCATTTCAAGTCTTCAGAGTAAAACTAAAGCCGAGTCCATAGATTGTCAATATCACATAATAGGGCTTAAGACAGGACGCAAAAATCTTTATAGGAGAATTGAGGGCAGAGTGGATTTTATGTTTAAAAAAGGACTTGTGAGAGAGGTTAGGCAGCTCATAATAAGAGGATATGACGAAGACCTTTTGCCTATGCGGAGTTTGGGATATAGGGAAGTTTTGGGATATATAAATGGACATTATGGTCTTGATGAGGCAAAAGCACTCCTCAAGAAAAATACCCGTCATTTTGCAAAAAGACAGATGACTTGGTTCAACAAGGATCCTAGGACTAAGTGGATAGAAATAAGTGATATAGATGAAGAAATTGACTTGATTTGTCATAACATTCTCAGATTAGCAGGATTATGA
- a CDS encoding helix-turn-helix domain-containing protein, giving the protein MIEDKYLTRKQVQRMLKLTREEMLKLITEQKLKAYRLDNCIVFKYEDVDKFMLAIEQEGSSDKSKNR; this is encoded by the coding sequence ATGATAGAAGATAAGTATCTAACAAGAAAACAGGTTCAACGAATGTTAAAGCTTACTAGAGAAGAGATGCTGAAACTTATTACTGAGCAAAAGCTGAAAGCCTATCGCCTAGACAATTGCATTGTGTTTAAATATGAGGATGTAGATAAATTTATGCTTGCAATTGAGCAAGAAGGAAGCTCTGACAAGTCAAAGAATAGATGA